The following are encoded together in the Lathyrus oleraceus cultivar Zhongwan6 chromosome 3, CAAS_Psat_ZW6_1.0, whole genome shotgun sequence genome:
- the LOC127126482 gene encoding WAT1-related protein At5g07050 isoform X1: MEGDKCCSSLFQRCKPYIAMICLQFGFAGMNIITKVSLNRGMSHYVLVVYRHAFATAAIAPFAIVLERKIRPRISFLMFMQMFVLGLLGPVIDQNLYYAGLKFTSPTYSCAISNILPAMTFVMAVIFRMEKLDMRKLRCQVKVIGTVITVAGAMLMTLYKGQVINILGSQYMHHPRNYVAENNTDSGEKDWIKGSILLIIATFSWSSFFILQAVTLRKYAAQLSLTAIVCFLGTLQSIAVTFVMESKPNVWNIGWDMNLLAAAYAGIISSGLTYYVQGIVMQKKGPVFVTAFSPLMMIIVAIMGTFILAEKLYLGGVVGATLIVIGLYSVLWGKNKENKEIEAETTITEGTKCCVENGGLKTVIEEGVEINDIEMQKDEPTKVLRVTIISAPKL; the protein is encoded by the exons ATGGAAGGAGATAAATGTTGTTCAAGTTTATTTCAAAGGTGCAAGCCTTACATAGCTATGATTTGTCTGCAATTTGGTTTTGCTGGTATGAATATAATAACAAAGGTATCACTCAACCGTGGAATGAGTCACTATGTTCTTGTTGTTTATAGACACGCTTTTGCTACCGCAGCTATTGCTCCATTTGCTATAGTTCTTGAGAG GAAGATAAGGCCAAGGATTTCATTTCTTATGTTCATGCAAATGTTCGTCTTGGGACTCCTCGG ACCTGTGATTGATCAGAATCTATACTATGCTGGGTTGAAATTCACATCTCCAACATACTCATGTGCTATTAGCAATATTCTTCCTGCTATGACATTTGTAATGGCTGTTATTTTCAG GATGGAGAAATTGGACATGAGAAAATTAAGATGCCAAGTAAAAGTGATTGGAACTGTAATCACAGTTGCCGGGGCCATGTTAATGACATTATACAAAGGACAAGTTATTAATATATTGGGATCTCAATACATGCATCATCCAAGAAATTATGTAGCTGAAAACAATACTGATTCTGGTGAAAAGGATTGGATTAAAGGTTCAATTCTCCTCATAATTGCCACCTTTTCTTGGTCTTCTTTCTTCATCCTTCAGGCAGTTACATTAAGGAAATATGCGGCACAGCTTTCACTGACCGCCATAGTATGTTTCTTGGGCACACTTCAATCAATTGCTGTTACATTTGTTATGGAGAGTAAACCAAATGTTTGGAACATTGGTTGGGACATGAATTTGTTAGCCGCGGCATATGCT GGTATAATATCATCAGGTCTTACATATTATGTTCAAGGGATTGTGATGCAAAAGAAAGGGCCAGTTTTTGTCACTGCTTTCAGTCCTTTGATGATGATCATTGTAGCTATCATGGGCACTTTCATCCTGGCAGAAAAATTATATCTTGGAGG TGTTGTTGGAGCAACTTTGATCGTAATAGGACTTTACTCGGTTCTATGGggaaaaaacaaagaaaacaaagAGATTGAAGCAGAGACTACAATCACAGAAGGAACAAAGTGTTGTGTAGAAAATGGAGGATTGAAAACAGTGATTGAAGAAGGTGTTGAAATAAATGACATTGAGATGCAAAAGGATGAACCTACTAAAGTTTTAAGGGTCACAATTATTAGTGCTCCAAAACTTTAA